A window of the Haloquadratum walsbyi C23 genome harbors these coding sequences:
- a CDS encoding CPBP family glutamic-type intramembrane protease: MLWTVWTVPSTALSQRVFRDVFVFICIPLALAITHGRKLGYRIDRTVIRDTIILAAFVLPFYLIGSSLPSIREYYPMWSTTLAFGDFLPHVIQQLIIVIAAETYYRGLLCVGISDEIGPVSIFISPIIYAFHHVGKPPIELLLSGPTDILFGAVDYHAQSLLPSIVAHGLGLVLLDWLVLHDPVLPPELVLRLLRWLPIPL; the protein is encoded by the coding sequence GTGCTGTGGACAGTATGGACAGTTCCATCAACAGCGCTGTCACAGCGGGTCTTTCGAGACGTTTTTGTTTTCATTTGTATTCCACTGGCGCTTGCAATCACGCATGGACGGAAACTCGGATATCGTATTGATCGCACTGTAATTCGTGATACGATTATTCTCGCAGCATTTGTCCTTCCATTCTATCTTATTGGGTCATCACTCCCCAGTATTCGAGAGTATTATCCAATGTGGTCAACGACACTCGCGTTTGGAGACTTTCTCCCACATGTGATTCAACAGCTTATTATCGTTATTGCCGCAGAAACATACTATCGCGGGCTACTTTGCGTTGGTATCAGTGATGAGATTGGTCCAGTGAGTATTTTTATTAGCCCCATTATCTATGCGTTTCATCACGTTGGAAAGCCACCAATTGAATTACTCCTGTCCGGACCAACTGATATTCTGTTTGGCGCTGTTGATTATCATGCACAATCGTTACTTCCCTCAATCGTTGCTCATGGACTTGGATTGGTATTGCTTGATTGGCTTGTGCTGCATGACCCAGTACTCCCGCCTGAGTTGGTGTTAAGATTGCTTCGATGGCTCCCCATCCCGCTATGA
- a CDS encoding arsenic resistance protein: MIRQSLTAMKENLIYVVIGSLLFGLAFGQIAGTETKSVLRAAVVPVLFVMIYPMMINIDLREIVNIRHHATVIVVSLLINFGIAPILAVGLSRLFFTGQIEYTIGLYFIALIPTSGMTAAWTGLADGDLEAALVAMSVNLLAAVGVLPLYLSVLIPGNVGFDPSALYQQLAFIVVVPMIAGVLTRSGLLRRYGTSGFKRFKPIFGGISSLGVMLIVFIAMAMRSQSILADPLASMSTVIPLIIFYSVILAIGAFFGRIVLDDARGVSLVYATSMRNLSIAVAVVAAPGFPPAEAVLPIALAYVIQPPLGAVYMHYRRDIRQDDSTLREAVMQLV; encoded by the coding sequence ATGATTCGACAGTCACTCACTGCGATGAAGGAGAATCTAATCTATGTTGTAATCGGATCATTACTGTTTGGGCTCGCATTCGGGCAGATAGCCGGCACTGAGACAAAATCAGTGTTACGAGCCGCTGTTGTGCCGGTGTTATTTGTCATGATATACCCAATGATGATCAATATTGATCTTCGTGAGATCGTGAATATACGTCATCATGCAACAGTGATTGTCGTGAGTCTTCTGATAAATTTTGGAATCGCTCCAATACTTGCGGTGGGTCTTTCGCGTCTCTTCTTTACTGGACAGATTGAATACACGATTGGGCTATACTTTATTGCGCTCATCCCAACGTCTGGCATGACAGCCGCGTGGACAGGACTTGCCGATGGGGATCTCGAGGCAGCGTTAGTAGCCATGTCAGTGAATTTACTTGCGGCTGTTGGCGTTTTACCGCTGTACCTTTCTGTGTTAATCCCAGGAAATGTTGGGTTTGACCCTTCGGCGCTGTATCAGCAACTTGCATTCATTGTTGTCGTCCCGATGATCGCTGGCGTGCTCACCCGAAGTGGTCTTTTACGCCGGTATGGCACCAGCGGATTCAAACGATTCAAACCAATCTTTGGAGGGATTAGCTCACTCGGTGTTATGCTTATTGTGTTTATCGCAATGGCAATGCGATCACAAAGTATTCTCGCAGACCCGCTTGCGTCAATGAGCACGGTTATTCCACTCATCATTTTTTACAGTGTTATTCTTGCTATCGGGGCGTTCTTTGGTCGAATTGTTTTGGATGATGCACGCGGTGTCTCACTCGTATATGCAACGAGTATGCGAAATCTCTCAATTGCTGTTGCAGTCGTCGCAGCCCCTGGATTCCCTCCGGCAGAGGCTGTGCTTCCAATCGCGCTTGCGTATGTCATTCAGCCACCACTTGGTGCAGTGTATATGCATTATCGCCGTGACATCCGCCAAGACGACAGCACTCTTCGTGAGGCAGTTATGCAGCTTGTCTAA
- a CDS encoding IS4-like element ISHwa9 family transposase gives MSVQFDSANRPSEDVTDASNINSTDLVADELYSLLDEVDSESIADEFKIGLHSDKHDFTNHVKTVVREGLDPSSSLAELEDKTIVDDSLEHMPKSRFSELTNDRDYRAVVRLLFELLHTPQLYHQRGVQRKRLGWMTRGVVAVDATNLELTRSVVVSDEFVGDDEDIYEIDTDGGGVELHCAARVDGKHKHPLGATVTEGDTHESPQFDLLEDDVEVFADLDSVIWTFDRAYTRYLRFCEIKHSDNDFVTLMYSDARFELIETLEEFEVSITPERGAQPRDSADESTRQVRDERIELAETGEEFRRIVLNAPDGEEIEYLTTLASSAYDPIDVISIYTLRTCIEILFRELKQYLNIENFHSKSLNGVLFELFCALIGYVLVEWFRQCHPVKGGMARAIQQVRTFWNKTLDTFG, from the coding sequence ATGTCTGTGCAATTTGATTCAGCAAACAGGCCGTCAGAAGACGTAACGGACGCCTCTAATATCAATTCTACTGATCTCGTCGCTGACGAACTGTACTCGCTGCTCGACGAAGTCGACAGCGAGTCGATTGCCGATGAGTTCAAGATTGGGCTCCATTCCGACAAACATGACTTCACGAACCACGTCAAGACGGTTGTTCGTGAGGGTCTTGACCCCTCCAGCTCACTCGCTGAACTTGAGGATAAAACCATTGTCGACGACTCACTCGAACACATGCCTAAATCACGGTTTTCAGAACTCACGAACGACCGCGACTACCGTGCGGTCGTTCGTCTCCTATTCGAGTTACTGCACACGCCACAGTTGTATCATCAACGTGGAGTTCAACGAAAACGACTGGGGTGGATGACACGAGGTGTTGTCGCTGTTGATGCCACAAACCTCGAACTTACGCGCTCTGTTGTCGTCTCAGACGAGTTCGTCGGAGACGATGAAGACATCTACGAGATAGACACGGATGGCGGAGGAGTTGAGCTTCACTGTGCCGCACGTGTAGACGGCAAACACAAGCATCCGCTTGGTGCAACTGTCACAGAAGGCGATACCCACGAAAGCCCGCAGTTCGATCTCCTTGAAGACGATGTCGAGGTCTTCGCAGACCTCGACTCGGTCATCTGGACGTTTGACCGTGCATACACGCGATATCTACGGTTCTGTGAGATCAAGCACAGTGACAATGATTTTGTCACACTGATGTACTCAGACGCTCGATTTGAACTCATTGAGACACTCGAAGAGTTTGAAGTCAGCATTACTCCCGAGAGAGGCGCTCAGCCAAGGGATTCTGCTGACGAATCGACACGGCAGGTTCGTGATGAGCGAATTGAGTTAGCCGAGACTGGTGAGGAGTTTCGTCGGATTGTTCTGAACGCGCCAGATGGAGAAGAGATCGAGTACCTGACGACGCTGGCGTCGTCAGCGTACGACCCTATCGATGTGATCAGTATCTACACGCTTCGAACTTGCATCGAGATTCTGTTTCGGGAGCTGAAGCAGTATCTCAACATCGAGAACTTTCACTCGAAATCGCTGAACGGCGTCTTGTTCGAGCTGTTCTGTGCGCTGATTGGCTACGTGCTTGTCGAGTGGTTCCGCCAGTGCCACCCAGTCAAGGGTGGCATGGCGCGTGCAATTCAACAAGTCCGGACCTTCTGGAATAAGACGCTGGATACGTTCGGCTGA